Proteins encoded in a region of the Photobacterium angustum genome:
- a CDS encoding HyaD/HybD family hydrogenase maturation endopeptidase, whose protein sequence is MKILLLGIGNVLYADEGVGVHFVNYLTENYRFSHPEHQIDLVDGGTLAHSLIPTLTQYDHLIVIDTVNAAGVDAGEVYFFDFDKAPPEIDWQGSAHEVEMLQTLIMMELVGDRPKTFVLGVTPTVLEPMHLGLTPKIYAAIPTMESAILNHLTDLGITCERVNNIEINSLIPTAYKRGVDA, encoded by the coding sequence TGCTACTTGGTATTGGCAATGTCTTGTACGCCGACGAAGGAGTCGGCGTACATTTCGTCAATTACCTCACCGAAAACTACCGCTTTTCACACCCAGAACATCAGATTGATCTCGTGGATGGCGGTACCCTTGCGCATAGTTTGATCCCAACCTTAACCCAATACGATCACCTTATAGTGATTGATACCGTTAATGCTGCTGGTGTAGATGCTGGCGAAGTGTACTTTTTCGATTTTGATAAAGCGCCACCTGAGATCGATTGGCAAGGCAGTGCCCATGAAGTAGAAATGCTGCAAACATTGATCATGATGGAATTGGTCGGCGATCGCCCTAAAACATTCGTATTAGGTGTTACCCCTACTGTACTCGAGCCGATGCATTTAGGACTAACACCTAAAATTTATGCTGCTATTCCTACTATGGAGTCAGCTATTCTGAATCATTTAACGGATTTGGGTATTACCTGCGAACGTGTAAACAATATTGAGATTAATAGCTTGATCCCAACCGCTTATAAACGAGGAGTAGATGCATGA
- the hutX gene encoding heme utilization cystosolic carrier protein HutX, producing MFEQYTREELKLKVAALLADNPKLHAVSISEQLAVTEGEVVMSYPDEMVCLLPGHLAKTILESLPEWGPVTTIVHSMGSIFEVKAAFPKGKEARGYYNLMGKEGELHGHLRLDHVSDVALVSKPFMGQESYFIGFFAVTGECVFKVYLGRDKQRNLFPEQIEKFKLLKQIK from the coding sequence GTGTTTGAGCAATACACTCGTGAAGAATTGAAATTGAAAGTCGCTGCTTTATTAGCTGATAACCCTAAACTTCATGCTGTTTCGATCTCAGAGCAATTAGCCGTAACAGAAGGTGAGGTTGTCATGTCTTACCCTGATGAAATGGTGTGTTTATTGCCCGGTCATTTAGCGAAAACAATTTTAGAATCGTTACCTGAATGGGGACCGGTGACTACGATTGTGCATTCAATGGGTTCTATTTTCGAAGTAAAAGCGGCGTTCCCAAAAGGCAAAGAAGCGCGTGGATATTATAATTTAATGGGTAAAGAGGGCGAGTTACATGGTCACTTACGTTTAGATCATGTCTCCGACGTTGCGCTCGTTAGTAAACCTTTTATGGGGCAGGAAAGTTACTTCATCGGTTTTTTTGCGGTAACAGGCGAGTGTGTATTTAAAGTCTATTTAGGTAGAGATAAACAACGTAACTTGTTCCCAGAGCAAATTGAGAAATTTAAGTTGTTAAAACAAATTAAATAA
- the hypB gene encoding hydrogenase nickel incorporation protein HypB: MCQDCGCSLAGGDHHHHHQLQANPQLNDKKTLSVIHKILDKNDVEAAHNRAHFNAKNVTAFNLMSSPGSGKTTLLEHLHQYTPLKYAVVEGDLETSRDADRLKAQGINAYQIQTGSACHLDAFMVHSALHHIELDDLDICFVENVGNLVCPASYDVGTHKNIVLVSVPEGDDKIEKYPVMFRRADVVLITKCDLLPYFDFTIEEAKAQLQKLNPNVEVISLSTKDPESFQPLVSWINNNLIEG, encoded by the coding sequence ATGTGTCAAGATTGCGGTTGTTCACTCGCTGGTGGTGATCATCACCATCATCACCAATTACAAGCAAATCCTCAGCTTAATGATAAAAAAACATTATCGGTTATTCATAAAATCCTAGATAAAAACGATGTAGAAGCGGCACATAATCGTGCGCATTTCAATGCCAAAAATGTGACTGCATTTAATTTAATGAGTAGCCCTGGTAGTGGTAAAACGACGTTATTAGAGCACCTTCATCAGTATACGCCGCTGAAATATGCCGTTGTTGAAGGAGACTTAGAAACATCACGTGATGCTGATCGATTAAAAGCACAGGGCATTAATGCATACCAAATTCAAACTGGCTCTGCCTGCCATCTTGATGCGTTTATGGTGCATTCCGCACTTCATCATATTGAATTAGATGATCTTGATATTTGTTTTGTCGAAAACGTTGGTAATCTTGTTTGTCCTGCGAGTTACGATGTGGGTACCCATAAAAATATCGTCTTGGTCTCAGTACCAGAAGGCGATGACAAAATTGAAAAATACCCAGTGATGTTCCGCCGCGCTGATGTCGTTCTTATTACTAAGTGTGATTTATTGCCGTATTTTGATTTCACTATTGAAGAAGCAAAAGCGCAACTACAAAAACTTAATCCTAATGTTGAAGTAATCTCATTATCAACCAAAGATCCTGAAAGCTTCCAACCGCTTGTATCATGGATTAACAACAATCTTATTGAAGGATAA
- the hypE gene encoding hydrogenase expression/formation protein HypE yields the protein MTDIDLTTLSTTKSIQLSHGGGGQEMNKLIKGLFFKAFDNDILRNEEDAAVLTLEGNTAFTTDSFTVSPLFFAGGNIGKLAIAGTVNDLAMMGAKPQYLSCSVIIEEGFDVANLKTIVDSMANELSISGAKIVCGDTKVVPKGCADGLFINTTGVGTITKSGISVRNLKQGDAIIVSRDIGRHGAAILMAREGLTLESELISDCNTLWPAVEALITADLDIHAMRDATRGGLSAVLNEWAQASDIGINVVEDDVPVSEEVRGLCELYGFEPFDLANEGTFIIALPQEQAEKALEVLSAFAACGDAAIIGEVSDDYAGRVILTSGWGSRRYLDLPQGELLPRIC from the coding sequence ATGACTGATATTGATTTAACAACCCTATCTACAACCAAGTCGATTCAATTAAGTCATGGTGGCGGTGGTCAGGAAATGAATAAGCTGATCAAAGGCTTATTCTTTAAAGCGTTTGATAACGACATCCTTCGTAATGAAGAAGATGCTGCGGTTTTAACACTGGAAGGTAACACGGCTTTTACTACCGATTCCTTTACGGTTTCGCCATTGTTTTTTGCTGGTGGCAATATCGGTAAATTAGCCATTGCAGGTACGGTGAACGACCTTGCGATGATGGGTGCAAAACCTCAGTATTTGAGTTGCAGTGTGATCATCGAAGAAGGCTTTGATGTTGCTAATCTAAAGACCATTGTTGATAGCATGGCAAATGAGCTCAGTATTTCTGGCGCTAAAATCGTGTGCGGCGATACTAAAGTTGTGCCTAAAGGGTGTGCGGATGGTTTGTTCATCAATACCACAGGTGTTGGCACTATTACTAAATCGGGCATTTCGGTACGTAACCTAAAACAAGGTGATGCAATCATTGTTTCTCGTGATATTGGTCGTCATGGCGCCGCTATTTTAATGGCACGTGAAGGGCTAACGCTAGAATCTGAACTTATTAGTGATTGCAATACCTTATGGCCTGCGGTTGAGGCGTTAATTACTGCAGATCTTGATATTCATGCAATGCGTGATGCTACACGTGGTGGTTTATCTGCAGTACTTAACGAATGGGCGCAAGCGTCTGACATTGGTATCAATGTGGTTGAAGATGATGTGCCTGTAAGTGAAGAAGTACGTGGGCTTTGTGAGTTATACGGTTTTGAACCGTTTGATCTTGCAAACGAAGGAACATTTATTATCGCACTACCTCAAGAACAAGCAGAAAAAGCATTAGAAGTATTAAGCGCATTTGCTGCGTGTGGTGATGCTGCCATTATTGGTGAAGTCAGTGATGATTATGCTGGTCGCGTAATCTTAACTAGCGGATGGGGTAGCCGTCGTTACCTTGATTTACCACAAGGTGAGTTACTTCCGAGGATTTGTTAA
- a CDS encoding GNAT family N-acetyltransferase: MDIKIGDLTHPQVIQLLMEHLEDMYATSPADSVHALDLNALKAEDVTFYTCWKQDTLLGCVAIKRLNAESAELKSMRTKIDARNQGVGARLLEHVLIEANNMGFKTISLETGSHNFFESACRLYERFGFEYCEPFADYLPDPHSLFMCYEFAAE; the protein is encoded by the coding sequence ATGGATATTAAAATTGGTGATTTAACACATCCACAAGTCATTCAGTTGTTGATGGAGCATCTAGAAGATATGTATGCCACATCGCCTGCTGATAGTGTTCATGCGTTAGATTTAAATGCACTTAAGGCTGAGGATGTGACGTTTTATACCTGTTGGAAGCAAGATACGTTGCTTGGTTGTGTTGCAATTAAACGTCTAAATGCTGAAAGTGCTGAGCTGAAATCAATGCGGACGAAGATTGATGCGCGAAACCAAGGAGTGGGAGCGAGACTCTTGGAACATGTTTTAATTGAGGCCAATAACATGGGATTTAAGACTATTAGCTTAGAGACAGGCTCACATAATTTTTTTGAGTCAGCCTGTCGTTTATATGAAAGGTTTGGTTTTGAATATTGTGAACCATTTGCTGATTATTTACCGGATCCTCATAGCTTGTTTATGTGTTACGAGTTTGCAGCGGAATAA
- the hypD gene encoding hydrogenase formation protein HypD, which produces MSFDLKQLYQGFRDADTVLSLAEQIKAIAPQLPEPLKVMEVCGGHTHTIMKYGLKQLLPENIDFIHGPGCPVCVMPKERIDHAAALACQPNVILVTLGDMIRVPGSKGSLAQYRAKGCDIRPIYDPLDCLTIATENPDKEVVFFAIGFETSTPMTAVLVELAEQRQINNLYFHINHVLVPPAVDAVMADPAVKVNAFIGPSHVSVIEGAKIYRPLVEKYNTPVVVAGFEPVDVMESILRITKQKIAGEPELDVQYTRAVTEEGNTVAQQAVKRCFDVRDSFRWRGLGPIANSALKLNAAYQHRDAEIRFADCLPMTPIDDHKACQCGDILRGLAKPQDCKVFGRGCTPQTPLGSCMVSSEGACNAYFRYRGV; this is translated from the coding sequence ATGAGTTTTGACTTAAAACAGCTATATCAAGGCTTTCGTGATGCTGATACTGTACTGAGTTTAGCCGAGCAGATAAAAGCCATAGCGCCACAATTACCAGAACCTTTAAAAGTGATGGAAGTGTGTGGTGGGCATACTCATACCATCATGAAATATGGTTTAAAGCAGTTACTACCTGAGAATATTGATTTTATTCATGGCCCTGGTTGTCCTGTTTGCGTTATGCCTAAAGAGCGTATTGATCATGCTGCCGCACTGGCATGCCAACCCAATGTTATTTTAGTTACCCTTGGCGATATGATCCGCGTTCCGGGTTCAAAAGGTAGTTTGGCGCAATATCGTGCTAAAGGCTGTGATATTCGACCTATTTACGATCCGCTTGATTGCTTAACCATTGCGACAGAAAACCCGGATAAAGAGGTGGTTTTCTTTGCCATTGGTTTTGAAACCTCAACCCCTATGACCGCAGTTTTAGTTGAGCTTGCTGAGCAACGCCAAATCAATAACCTCTATTTTCACATTAACCATGTATTAGTGCCGCCTGCCGTTGATGCGGTAATGGCAGATCCTGCGGTAAAAGTGAATGCGTTTATTGGCCCGTCACATGTGAGCGTGATTGAAGGGGCGAAGATTTATCGTCCGTTGGTTGAGAAATACAATACTCCCGTAGTAGTTGCAGGTTTTGAACCTGTTGATGTGATGGAATCTATTCTACGTATCACTAAACAAAAAATCGCAGGCGAACCTGAACTCGATGTGCAATATACACGTGCAGTAACAGAAGAGGGTAATACGGTTGCTCAACAAGCGGTTAAACGTTGTTTTGATGTGCGTGATAGTTTCCGCTGGCGTGGTTTAGGACCTATTGCTAATTCTGCGTTGAAATTAAATGCTGCTTATCAACACCGTGATGCTGAAATACGTTTTGCGGATTGCTTACCCATGACACCGATTGATGATCATAAAGCATGTCAATGTGGTGATATTCTTCGCGGCTTAGCGAAACCTCAAGATTGCAAAGTCTTTGGACGTGGTTGTACACCGCAAACACCATTAGGCAGCTGTATGGTGAGCTCTGAAGGTGCATGTAATGCTTATTTCCGTTACCGAGGCGTTTAA
- the hutZ gene encoding heme utilization protein HutZ, translating into MSEVKQERLQNRLGPEIKEFREACQTLQLATVDANGKPNVSYAPFALLDDGYYVLISQIAKHARNLLENPQVSLMMIEDESASKVLYARKRLTFEADVSVIERKSDRWHQGIAALQTRFGEIVEGLSGLEDFSLFRLAPTQGLFVKGFGQAFQVSGDDLVDFVHLQEGHRRVKDGSEIESAEEKL; encoded by the coding sequence ATGAGTGAAGTAAAACAGGAACGTTTGCAAAATCGCCTTGGTCCTGAGATTAAAGAATTCCGCGAAGCATGCCAAACGCTACAATTAGCAACGGTAGATGCGAACGGTAAACCCAATGTGAGCTATGCGCCGTTTGCTTTGCTTGATGATGGTTATTACGTATTAATTAGCCAAATTGCTAAACATGCAAGAAATCTACTTGAAAATCCGCAAGTCTCTTTAATGATGATTGAAGACGAATCTGCATCTAAAGTACTTTACGCCCGTAAGCGTCTAACCTTTGAAGCAGATGTAAGTGTGATTGAACGAAAATCAGATCGTTGGCATCAAGGAATTGCTGCACTGCAAACGCGTTTTGGTGAAATTGTAGAAGGCTTAAGTGGTTTAGAAGATTTTTCATTGTTCCGCTTAGCACCGACTCAAGGTTTATTCGTTAAAGGTTTTGGCCAGGCATTTCAAGTAAGTGGCGATGATTTAGTAGATTTTGTTCATCTACAAGAAGGTCACCGTCGTGTTAAAGACGGTAGTGAGATCGAGTCTGCCGAAGAAAAGCTATAG
- a CDS encoding hydrogenase maturation nickel metallochaperone HypA: protein MHEYSIVGALIEQCEQHAEDNDATKVTRVAIKVGILSGVEPALLETAFQTFKLEGVCHDAIFEMQIQPLVLSCFECGQETTHNERSIICGHCQSNRTQVIDGEDLLLMQLELE from the coding sequence ATGCATGAATATTCCATTGTTGGCGCTTTAATTGAACAATGCGAACAACATGCCGAAGATAATGACGCGACCAAAGTGACTCGTGTTGCAATAAAAGTCGGTATTTTAAGCGGTGTTGAACCAGCGTTATTAGAAACAGCCTTTCAAACCTTTAAGTTAGAAGGGGTTTGTCATGACGCTATATTTGAAATGCAAATCCAACCATTAGTGTTATCGTGTTTCGAGTGTGGGCAAGAAACTACTCATAACGAGCGCAGTATTATATGCGGGCATTGCCAGAGTAATCGTACACAGGTTATTGATGGCGAAGATTTGTTACTGATGCAACTTGAGTTGGAATAA
- a CDS encoding sensor histidine kinase produces the protein MKKLRSAREITFFYFAVVAIAMITIHFALVESTVDELELLNAQNALEHKTEDIINKLQNSPSELQYITRTSQSYVGLANVPKHFDIDKDLPYNEAIEVYQPNGYATDYFVMKRLMTNSNGHHADLYTFYFDEIYELSEDQIFKENIEQAVISVILLIITLTIMLLISRRLNHPLSVLTHQLRHRSANDLSPIVIPQGVKTQELTMLVDSLNQYQDRIKQSIERERAFNRYASHELRTPLMVIKGSTSLLAHSLAPEFIEKQQDRLSRACDEMNDFVTTLLSLTREENLDELQSRELTKDELEEIVQSHLHLLKNKPVEYRIELSHSIDIKIPKTSLKILVGNLLKNAFSCTEKGSVVISVTPSRISIIDTGIGLEKKPRGVEGYGLGLLISRDICHKYGYEFEILNNPHGGCRAQISIQPTQ, from the coding sequence ATGAAAAAACTACGCTCTGCACGCGAAATAACGTTTTTCTATTTTGCTGTTGTCGCTATAGCCATGATCACCATCCACTTCGCTTTAGTTGAGTCAACAGTGGATGAGCTCGAATTATTAAATGCACAAAATGCCCTAGAACACAAAACTGAAGATATTATAAATAAGCTACAAAACTCACCTTCAGAATTACAGTACATAACTCGCACCAGCCAAAGTTATGTGGGTTTAGCCAATGTTCCTAAACACTTTGATATTGATAAAGATCTCCCCTATAACGAGGCGATCGAAGTATACCAACCCAATGGATACGCAACAGACTATTTTGTAATGAAACGTTTAATGACCAATAGTAACGGTCATCATGCTGATCTCTACACTTTTTACTTTGATGAAATCTATGAGCTTAGTGAAGATCAGATCTTTAAAGAGAATATCGAGCAAGCCGTAATTTCAGTCATACTTTTAATTATCACCTTGACGATTATGCTGCTAATTTCACGCCGCCTAAACCATCCTTTATCGGTTCTCACCCATCAATTGCGACATCGCTCTGCCAATGATTTAAGCCCAATAGTCATCCCGCAAGGTGTTAAAACACAAGAGCTAACCATGCTTGTTGATAGTTTAAACCAGTACCAAGATCGTATTAAGCAATCCATCGAACGGGAGAGAGCATTTAATCGATATGCAAGTCATGAACTTCGCACACCACTCATGGTGATAAAGGGGTCAACCTCTTTATTAGCGCATTCTTTGGCCCCTGAGTTTATTGAAAAGCAACAGGATCGTTTATCTAGAGCCTGTGATGAAATGAATGACTTCGTTACAACGTTACTTTCTCTTACTCGTGAAGAAAATCTAGATGAGCTACAAAGCCGTGAGTTAACCAAAGACGAATTAGAAGAAATAGTACAAAGTCACTTACATTTGTTAAAGAATAAGCCCGTCGAATACCGTATTGAATTAAGCCACTCTATTGACATTAAAATTCCTAAAACCAGTTTAAAAATCCTCGTAGGAAATTTACTCAAAAACGCATTTTCTTGCACCGAGAAAGGTTCAGTCGTGATTAGTGTTACCCCATCACGTATATCGATCATTGATACTGGAATCGGATTAGAGAAAAAGCCAAGAGGTGTGGAAGGATATGGCTTAGGCTTACTCATATCCCGTGATATATGCCATAAATATGGTTATGAATTCGAGATTCTGAACAACCCACACGGTGGTTGTCGTGCTCAAATAAGCATTCAGCCTACTCAGTAG
- a CDS encoding response regulator transcription factor: MKLLLIEDHQDIANIIFDFFEIKSYTLDYANNGIQGYELAKQHHYDLIILDVMLPRMDGYMVCQQLRKDGIDTPILMLTARDTREDTLEGFATGADDYLIKPFDLEILEARISALTRRRKGNTAAQILQFGDLFLDLKTHIATRENRQISLNPTLFTILKLMLLRAPDTLTKQELINTLWGDDEPENNVLRSHIYQLRTQIDKGFNHSYIKTIPKVGYQLIKQIKEDKQQ, translated from the coding sequence ATGAAATTATTACTCATTGAAGATCACCAAGATATAGCCAATATCATCTTCGACTTTTTTGAAATTAAAAGTTATACCCTTGATTACGCTAACAATGGCATCCAAGGATACGAACTGGCAAAGCAACATCATTATGATTTGATCATACTTGATGTCATGCTGCCACGTATGGACGGCTACATGGTATGTCAACAATTACGTAAAGATGGCATTGATACTCCTATACTCATGCTTACCGCCCGAGATACTCGTGAAGATACATTAGAAGGTTTTGCAACGGGTGCTGATGATTACTTAATTAAGCCTTTTGATTTAGAAATCCTTGAAGCAAGGATTTCAGCTTTAACCCGCCGCCGTAAAGGAAACACAGCGGCACAAATACTGCAATTTGGTGATTTGTTCCTTGATCTCAAAACTCACATTGCCACCCGCGAAAACAGACAGATATCACTTAACCCTACTCTATTTACTATTTTGAAATTAATGCTGTTACGAGCACCAGATACCCTCACAAAACAAGAATTAATTAATACCTTATGGGGCGATGATGAACCTGAAAACAATGTACTCCGTAGCCACATCTATCAATTAAGAACTCAAATAGACAAAGGCTTTAATCATAGCTATATCAAAACCATCCCTAAAGTGGGCTACCAGCTCATCAAACAGATTAAAGAAGATAAGCAACAATGA
- a CDS encoding phosphoethanolamine transferase, with protein MNMIKQKLFGGMSYATFTFLLALYFTAIVNLPVYKALIGIFSQLETVKLGFVITIPLFFLACLNFLFSLFSWPKISKPFFIILLILSSMVSYAGFNYGVMFDYGMIANIIETDSSEASSYLSLYSIMWTLVMGIIPALIIYKLPIKPLTNPFKFVTAKIASMLVSLMLIGLIAAMYYQDYASVGRNNSYLKKMIIPTQFVYSASQYVKDTYFTTPKPYKQIGLDAKQSDVALVQAHTKPTLMIMVVGETARAQNYELNGYHRNTTPYTRELDMISFQDVTACGTATAVSVPCMFANMNRDNFERSQADNQDNLLDIMKRANVSQLWKENDGGDKSVAKNITKIEIDRSRKDEMCNGSTCYDMALLENINKNIADLNGNRMITLHLIGSHGPTYYQRYPSNKAIFKPDCPRADIENCSQEQIINSYDNTILYTDYVISQMIEKLQQLNEQYNTALVYISDHGESLGENGTYLHGIPYRFAPEYQTKVPLMVWMSPSFQQTKNIDYTCLKQAASKTGTYSHDNIFHSMLGVMDVSTEEYQAELDIFSQCRDKFATEVAKYNN; from the coding sequence ATGAATATGATTAAGCAAAAACTTTTTGGTGGCATGTCTTATGCCACCTTTACTTTCCTACTCGCGCTGTATTTTACAGCCATAGTTAACCTACCTGTATATAAAGCACTGATCGGAATATTTAGTCAGCTTGAAACCGTCAAACTTGGTTTTGTAATCACGATCCCGCTTTTCTTTCTTGCCTGCTTAAACTTTCTTTTTTCATTATTTAGCTGGCCTAAGATAAGCAAGCCGTTCTTTATTATCTTGCTGATTTTATCAAGTATGGTGAGTTATGCTGGGTTCAATTATGGCGTCATGTTTGACTACGGCATGATTGCCAACATCATAGAAACAGACAGCAGTGAGGCAAGCTCATATCTCAGCTTATACTCAATAATGTGGACACTTGTAATGGGCATAATACCCGCACTGATTATCTATAAACTGCCAATAAAACCGCTAACAAACCCGTTTAAGTTTGTTACAGCCAAGATTGCATCAATGCTGGTTTCATTGATGTTAATTGGACTAATTGCTGCAATGTATTACCAAGACTATGCCTCGGTTGGGCGTAATAATAGCTATCTAAAAAAGATGATTATTCCCACTCAGTTCGTCTATAGCGCCAGTCAATACGTGAAAGACACCTACTTCACCACCCCAAAGCCTTATAAACAAATAGGTTTGGATGCAAAGCAAAGCGACGTTGCCTTAGTCCAAGCACATACAAAGCCAACACTGATGATCATGGTTGTAGGTGAAACGGCCCGTGCACAGAATTACGAATTGAATGGCTATCACCGTAACACCACACCCTATACTCGTGAGCTTGATATGATCTCTTTTCAAGACGTAACAGCATGTGGAACAGCAACGGCAGTATCGGTGCCTTGCATGTTTGCCAATATGAACCGAGACAACTTCGAACGCTCGCAAGCTGATAACCAAGATAATCTCCTTGATATCATGAAGCGTGCTAACGTTTCACAGTTATGGAAAGAAAACGACGGCGGTGACAAATCTGTCGCGAAGAATATTACTAAGATCGAGATAGATCGTTCCCGTAAAGATGAGATGTGTAATGGCTCTACCTGTTATGACATGGCATTGCTTGAAAACATTAATAAGAATATCGCAGATCTAAACGGTAATCGCATGATCACGCTTCATTTAATTGGTAGCCATGGTCCCACTTACTATCAACGTTACCCATCAAATAAAGCGATATTCAAGCCAGATTGCCCACGAGCTGATATTGAAAACTGCAGCCAAGAACAAATCATCAACAGCTACGATAATACGATTTTATATACCGACTATGTGATCAGCCAAATGATCGAGAAACTTCAACAACTGAATGAACAATATAATACTGCGCTAGTTTATATCTCAGATCATGGAGAGTCTCTCGGTGAAAACGGCACTTATTTGCACGGTATTCCTTATCGTTTTGCCCCTGAATACCAAACCAAAGTACCGTTAATGGTGTGGATGTCGCCAAGTTTTCAACAAACGAAAAATATTGACTATACCTGTTTAAAACAAGCAGCTAGCAAAACGGGCACCTACTCTCACGATAATATCTTTCATTCCATGCTGGGCGTGATGGATGTAAGTACCGAAGAGTATCAAGCAGAATTAGATATTTTCAGTCAATGCCGTGATAAATTTGCAACTGAAGTCGCGAAATATAACAATTAA
- a CDS encoding trypsin-like serine protease, translating into MISYVKSLSVLALFIFSYNASAVSPPIYPEIEKKYHVSVESFNRNTLQTTQCQGSVISPSWVLTGLKCVKGTNNSTVNITFTNSINTINITTVKKAFKFKSKKFVLLQLAAPLEDTPSVTLLRYPLLPEHGRFSVTALHDFHTNAQYSVKGKNKQTARHNTRPVEFDKNFKGGAWIIESQNLGDIQIGLTHNRQQAIQTASMARKIDRIVAENSGESVNWVDRQTLLDTLACEADGTCAEPPECPVGVQDCGLDACVLAGNCEGPTVDPECPVGVQDCGLDACVLAGNCEGPTVDPECPVGVMDCGDVCDWNDCSVPEELTVESTAYRAPYIINNDVMTIHNRLLMS; encoded by the coding sequence ATGATATCTTATGTAAAGTCTCTTTCAGTGCTAGCATTGTTTATATTTTCATATAATGCATCAGCGGTCTCCCCACCTATATATCCTGAAATCGAAAAAAAATATCACGTGAGTGTAGAAAGCTTTAATCGAAACACCTTGCAAACAACACAATGCCAAGGTTCTGTTATTAGTCCTAGCTGGGTATTAACTGGCTTAAAATGTGTAAAAGGCACTAACAATTCAACTGTTAACATCACATTTACCAACAGTATTAATACAATAAATATCACTACAGTTAAAAAAGCTTTTAAGTTTAAAAGCAAGAAGTTTGTTTTATTACAACTCGCAGCACCGTTAGAAGATACCCCCTCAGTCACACTGCTTCGTTATCCATTATTACCAGAGCATGGTCGTTTTTCTGTCACAGCCCTTCACGATTTTCATACCAATGCACAATACAGTGTTAAAGGTAAAAACAAACAAACAGCACGTCATAATACAAGACCTGTTGAGTTCGATAAAAATTTCAAAGGTGGTGCTTGGATCATTGAATCTCAAAATCTAGGTGATATTCAGATTGGTTTAACACATAACCGTCAACAAGCCATTCAAACCGCAAGTATGGCAAGAAAAATAGATCGAATTGTTGCGGAAAACTCAGGTGAATCTGTCAACTGGGTAGATCGTCAAACTCTTTTAGATACATTAGCTTGTGAAGCCGATGGTACATGTGCTGAGCCACCAGAATGTCCTGTTGGCGTCCAGGATTGCGGATTAGATGCCTGCGTCCTTGCTGGTAATTGTGAAGGACCAACGGTTGACCCTGAGTGCCCTGTTGGCGTCCAAGATTGCGGATTAGATGCATGTGTCCTTGCTGGTAATTGTGAAGGACCAACGGTTGACCCTGAATGTCCTGTTGGTGTCATGGACTGTGGTGATGTATGTGATTGGAATGATTGTTCTGTTCCGGAAGAGCTCACCGTTGAATCTACAGCTTATCGTGCACCATACATCATCAACAATGACGTAATGACGATTCATAACCGACTGCTAATGAGTTAA
- a CDS encoding HypC/HybG/HupF family hydrogenase formation chaperone: MCLSIPSQVVELHPEENSVTVDTMGVKRTVSCHLLTEPLALGDYVLIHIGFVMSKIDDKDAQESLEMYRLLLAEAGPLAL, translated from the coding sequence ATGTGTTTATCTATTCCTTCACAGGTTGTTGAGTTACATCCTGAAGAAAATAGTGTCACGGTTGATACTATGGGAGTTAAGCGAACAGTAAGCTGTCATTTATTAACTGAGCCCTTGGCGTTAGGGGATTATGTATTAATCCATATTGGTTTTGTGATGAGCAAAATTGATGATAAAGATGCCCAAGAAAGTTTAGAAATGTATCGTTTACTGTTGGCTGAAGCAGGGCCATTAGCATTATGA